One stretch of Chryseobacterium fluminis DNA includes these proteins:
- a CDS encoding ABC transporter permease, whose amino-acid sequence MKIKEESTINIHHFLPHREPMLMADYILELTEEKVVTSFEILEDNIFVHHGKFAEAGLIENAAQTCSSILGQSFFTNDEAETKVIGFITNIKKIEIFALPNVGDHIISKASLISQFENICNIFCETFMNDELLIRAEINLFIQQVES is encoded by the coding sequence ATGAAAATCAAGGAAGAAAGCACCATCAATATCCACCATTTTCTCCCGCATCGCGAACCGATGCTGATGGCAGATTATATTCTGGAATTGACTGAAGAAAAAGTGGTAACTTCCTTTGAAATTCTGGAAGACAATATTTTTGTTCATCATGGGAAATTTGCGGAAGCCGGTCTTATTGAAAATGCAGCGCAGACATGCTCTTCAATTCTCGGACAAAGCTTTTTTACAAATGATGAAGCAGAAACGAAAGTCATCGGATTTATTACCAACATCAAAAAAATTGAAATTTTTGCTTTGCCGAACGTTGGAGATCACATTATTTCCAAAGCATCCCTTATTTCTCAATTTGAAAATATCTGCAATATATTCTGTGAGACTTTTATGAATGACGAATTATTAATCAGAGCAGAGATCAACCTGTTTATCCAGCAGGTGGAATCATAA
- a CDS encoding M16 family metallopeptidase has protein sequence MKKFFISVSLFCMLSAMAQKFETQTLTDPQGYSYETVKNDQSGVRVYTLKNGLKVYLAKNEDAPRIQTYIPVRTGSNNDPNDNTGLAHYLEHMVFKGTSHLGTQDWAKEKVLLQKISDLYEQHKAEKDPVKKKELYKKIDEVSQQASKYAIANEYDKAISSLGATGTNAHTWLDETVYKNNIPANELEKWLKVEKERFSELVLRLFHTELEAVYEEYNRAQDNDGRLVNYALMEALFPKHPNGQQTTIGTSEHLKSPSMVAIHKYFDTYYVPNNMAVVLVGDLDFDKTIKLVDQYFGAFKYKELPMKKMVTESPMTSVVTRTVKSPSTARMTMAWRTDSYGTQEARLADVVAEILSNRGDAGLIDLNINQKQKTLGAGAYESPFKMYGSFALTVTPKEGQSFDDAKKLLLDQIGLVKKGQFPDWMLKAIVNDKKVQRMKTWETADGLATNLYDTYIHERTWQQELDEINEYEKISKADIVKFANEFFKDNYVVVYKEKGVNDKLVRVENPGITPIELNRGAQSPFLKDILATKPAEIKPEFIDYKTAIQTSQIKDKKVSFVKNKYNEIAQVNYIFPFGTDNDKELSLAITALEYLGTDKYTPEQLKEEFYKLGISNSFRTSNDQTIITLSGLESNMEKGVKLMNHWLTNVKADKGIYDQTVKTILEARESAKKDKTRIMNALSNYAKYGKDSRMTDIVSKERMQAINVTDLMTKIKTMNQYPYEVFIYGKDQKNLEKAVKPYIANTTLQPAKAKVYAEPATEGKVYFTNYDMVQMEMAKIAKGNNVNLGNFGKANLFNEYFGRGLSSIVFQEIRESKSLAYSAYVSYANASEINHPNYVTNYIGTQSNKLPLAVTAMNDLMAQLPQIPAQFENSKGSALKQIASNRINRTNIFFNQLALKKLGVDYDIRKDVYAEIQGLTLPQLTSFYDTEIKPLKYNTAIIGKKENLNMESINKMGEFKEVSLEEIFGY, from the coding sequence ATGAAGAAATTTTTTATTTCTGTTTCACTCTTCTGTATGTTGAGTGCAATGGCTCAGAAATTTGAAACTCAGACTCTCACTGACCCACAGGGCTACTCGTATGAAACGGTGAAGAATGACCAGTCCGGGGTAAGGGTTTACACTTTAAAGAACGGATTGAAAGTATATCTTGCCAAAAATGAAGATGCCCCAAGAATTCAGACTTATATTCCGGTAAGAACAGGGTCAAATAACGATCCCAATGATAATACAGGACTGGCTCATTACCTGGAGCACATGGTGTTCAAAGGAACTTCTCATCTGGGAACTCAGGACTGGGCAAAAGAAAAGGTTCTTCTTCAGAAGATTTCTGATCTTTATGAGCAGCACAAGGCTGAAAAGGATCCTGTAAAGAAAAAAGAATTATATAAAAAGATCGATGAAGTTTCTCAGCAGGCATCAAAATATGCCATTGCAAATGAGTATGATAAAGCTATTTCATCTCTTGGAGCAACAGGTACGAATGCTCACACCTGGTTGGATGAGACCGTTTATAAAAATAATATTCCTGCCAATGAGCTTGAAAAATGGCTTAAAGTGGAAAAAGAACGTTTTTCCGAATTGGTCTTAAGACTTTTCCATACTGAACTGGAGGCGGTATATGAAGAATACAACAGAGCTCAGGATAATGACGGGCGTCTGGTAAATTATGCTTTAATGGAAGCACTTTTCCCAAAACATCCCAACGGGCAGCAGACCACCATCGGAACTTCCGAGCATCTGAAAAGCCCGTCGATGGTAGCGATTCATAAGTATTTTGATACCTATTATGTTCCTAACAATATGGCCGTCGTACTGGTTGGTGATCTGGATTTTGATAAGACCATAAAACTGGTTGATCAGTATTTCGGAGCATTCAAATACAAAGAACTGCCAATGAAAAAGATGGTCACGGAATCTCCGATGACCTCTGTTGTAACCAGAACCGTGAAAAGCCCTTCTACAGCAAGAATGACGATGGCCTGGAGAACCGATTCGTATGGTACGCAGGAGGCAAGACTGGCTGATGTGGTTGCAGAAATCTTAAGCAACAGGGGAGACGCGGGTCTGATTGACCTTAATATTAATCAGAAACAGAAAACGCTGGGTGCAGGAGCTTACGAGTCTCCGTTTAAGATGTACGGATCTTTTGCTTTAACGGTGACCCCGAAAGAAGGGCAGAGTTTTGATGATGCTAAAAAATTATTGTTGGATCAGATCGGTTTAGTTAAAAAAGGACAGTTTCCGGACTGGATGCTGAAAGCGATCGTAAATGATAAGAAGGTTCAGAGAATGAAGACCTGGGAAACAGCAGATGGGCTTGCGACCAATCTTTATGATACTTATATCCATGAAAGAACCTGGCAGCAGGAACTGGATGAGATTAACGAATATGAGAAGATTTCAAAAGCAGACATCGTAAAATTCGCAAATGAGTTTTTCAAGGACAATTATGTCGTTGTATATAAGGAAAAAGGAGTGAATGATAAGCTGGTTCGCGTTGAAAACCCGGGAATTACTCCTATTGAACTGAACAGAGGAGCACAGTCACCTTTCCTGAAGGATATTCTGGCGACCAAACCGGCAGAGATCAAGCCTGAATTTATAGATTATAAAACAGCGATCCAGACTTCTCAGATCAAGGATAAAAAAGTAAGTTTCGTAAAAAATAAGTATAACGAAATTGCCCAGGTAAATTATATCTTCCCGTTCGGAACAGACAACGACAAAGAATTGTCTCTGGCCATTACAGCTCTGGAATATCTGGGAACCGATAAATATACTCCGGAGCAGCTGAAAGAAGAGTTCTATAAATTGGGAATCTCAAATTCTTTCAGAACATCAAATGATCAGACGATCATCACACTGAGCGGTCTTGAAAGCAATATGGAAAAAGGCGTTAAGCTGATGAACCATTGGCTGACCAATGTGAAGGCGGATAAGGGAATTTATGATCAGACTGTAAAAACGATCCTTGAAGCCAGGGAATCTGCCAAAAAAGATAAAACCAGAATCATGAATGCATTGAGCAATTATGCGAAATACGGAAAAGATTCCCGAATGACGGATATCGTTTCTAAAGAGCGTATGCAGGCCATCAATGTAACTGATCTGATGACAAAAATCAAAACCATGAATCAATATCCGTATGAAGTTTTCATCTACGGTAAAGATCAGAAGAACTTAGAGAAAGCAGTAAAACCTTATATTGCCAACACGACTCTACAGCCTGCAAAAGCAAAAGTATATGCTGAACCTGCTACTGAAGGGAAAGTATACTTTACCAACTATGATATGGTACAAATGGAGATGGCTAAAATTGCAAAAGGAAACAATGTGAATCTTGGAAACTTCGGTAAGGCTAATCTTTTCAATGAGTATTTTGGCCGCGGACTGTCTTCTATTGTGTTCCAGGAGATCAGAGAAAGTAAATCCCTGGCCTATTCTGCATATGTTTCTTATGCGAATGCCAGCGAAATCAACCACCCGAATTATGTGACCAATTATATCGGAACGCAGTCCAACAAACTTCCTTTAGCGGTTACGGCAATGAATGATCTGATGGCACAGCTTCCGCAAATTCCTGCACAGTTTGAAAACTCGAAGGGATCTGCATTGAAACAGATTGCTTCAAACAGAATCAACAGAACAAATATTTTCTTTAACCAGCTGGCCTTGAAAAAACTGGGTGTTGATTATGATATCCGAAAAGATGTATATGCCGAAATTCAGGGTCTGACTTTGCCACAACTGACAAGTTTTTACGACACTGAAATTAAACCCTTAAAATATAATACAGCCATCATCGGGAAAAAAGAAAACCTGAATATGGAATCTATTAATAAGATGGGAGAATTTAAAGAGGTAAGTCTTGAAGAGATCTTCGGATATTAA
- a CDS encoding dialkylrecorsinol condensing enzyme DarA encodes MKKNILVIYYTQTGQLEDIIKNIARPFEDKNDEYEVTYYNITLRKDFPFPWPGDVFFNTFPESYLQIPSEILPPPEEVLNKKFDLILFGYQVWYLTPSIPVISFLKSGFAQNILKDTPVITISATRNMWMLSQEKLKVYLRDMQAQLIGNIALVDRHDNYTSVLTILRWLTTGRKEKSGLLPAAGISDEEIIGSVKYGEIIETHFRKNEFSTLQPDLVKNGAVEIRPFLVRVEKVGNKIFTVWSNLIIKKKRSAHC; translated from the coding sequence ATGAAAAAGAATATACTCGTCATATATTACACTCAAACCGGACAGCTGGAAGATATCATTAAAAATATCGCCCGACCGTTTGAAGATAAAAACGATGAATATGAAGTAACGTATTATAACATCACGCTCAGGAAAGATTTTCCGTTTCCATGGCCCGGTGATGTCTTCTTTAATACTTTTCCGGAGTCTTATTTACAGATTCCCAGTGAGATTCTGCCACCACCGGAAGAAGTGCTGAATAAAAAGTTTGATCTTATCCTATTCGGATACCAGGTCTGGTATTTAACGCCGTCTATTCCTGTCATTTCCTTTCTGAAAAGTGGTTTTGCCCAAAATATACTGAAAGACACCCCTGTCATTACCATTTCTGCAACCAGAAATATGTGGATGCTTTCACAGGAAAAACTTAAGGTATACTTAAGAGATATGCAGGCTCAGCTTATAGGAAATATCGCCCTGGTAGACAGGCATGACAATTATACAAGTGTGCTGACGATCCTGCGCTGGCTGACAACAGGCCGGAAAGAAAAATCAGGACTGCTCCCTGCAGCCGGGATTTCAGACGAAGAAATTATCGGCTCGGTAAAATATGGTGAAATTATCGAAACCCATTTCCGTAAGAATGAGTTCAGTACTCTCCAGCCGGATCTGGTAAAAAACGGGGCCGTAGAAATAAGACCTTTCCTGGTAAGAGTGGAAAAAGTGGGAAATAAAATTTTTACCGTCTGGTCCAATCTTATTATCAAGAAAAAGAGAAGCGCCCATTGCTGA
- a CDS encoding beta-ketoacyl-ACP synthase III: MYDVFITKASTYLPNEPVSNDEMETYLGYINGAKSKAKSIILRNNKITTRYYALDKEGNPTHTNAQIAANAVEGLFDDQFRKEDLELLSVGTSTPDQIQPSHASMVHGELNIGKPLAINTASGLCNSGMNALNYGFLSVKAGVHKNAVCLGSERMSAWMTADKFNHEAENLALLEERPIIAFKREFLRWMLSDGAGAFLLENKPRENETNLKLEWIDFYSYAHEIEACMYAGSEKQEDGSLKSWADYPSEEWLKQSIFALKQDTKILDKYILVKGAESLRSSFDKHELDPESIDHVLAHISSGYFKEGLKDEFANVGLDFPWEKWFYNLSEVGNIGAGSIFIALEQLMNSGNLKKGEKVLLCVPESGRFSYSCALLTVC, from the coding sequence ATGTACGACGTATTTATAACAAAAGCATCAACATACCTACCTAATGAACCTGTTTCTAATGATGAAATGGAAACGTATCTTGGTTATATAAATGGCGCTAAATCTAAAGCAAAGTCTATTATTTTAAGAAACAATAAAATTACGACCCGATATTATGCTTTAGATAAAGAAGGTAATCCTACCCACACCAATGCTCAGATTGCAGCGAACGCTGTAGAGGGACTTTTTGATGACCAGTTCAGAAAAGAAGACCTGGAGCTTCTTTCGGTAGGCACCTCTACTCCGGATCAAATCCAGCCGTCTCATGCATCAATGGTTCATGGCGAGCTTAATATCGGAAAACCTCTGGCAATTAACACGGCATCAGGACTTTGTAACTCAGGAATGAACGCACTGAACTATGGTTTTCTTTCCGTGAAAGCAGGAGTACATAAAAATGCAGTATGCCTGGGTTCTGAAAGGATGTCCGCATGGATGACTGCTGATAAATTTAATCACGAAGCTGAAAATTTAGCTTTATTAGAAGAAAGGCCCATTATTGCTTTCAAAAGAGAGTTCCTGAGATGGATGCTTTCTGACGGAGCCGGCGCTTTCCTGCTGGAAAATAAACCAAGGGAAAATGAAACAAATCTGAAATTAGAATGGATTGATTTCTACTCGTACGCTCATGAAATTGAAGCATGTATGTATGCAGGTTCCGAAAAGCAGGAGGACGGCAGCCTAAAATCGTGGGCAGATTACCCATCAGAAGAATGGCTGAAACAATCTATTTTTGCCTTAAAGCAGGACACTAAGATTTTAGATAAATATATTCTGGTAAAAGGAGCAGAAAGCTTAAGATCCTCTTTCGACAAACACGAGCTGGACCCGGAATCTATAGATCACGTTCTGGCACACATTTCTTCGGGTTACTTCAAAGAGGGACTGAAGGATGAATTTGCCAATGTAGGTTTGGATTTTCCATGGGAAAAATGGTTTTACAATCTTTCTGAAGTCGGAAATATCGGTGCCGGATCCATCTTCATCGCCCTAGAGCAACTGATGAATTCCGGGAATCTTAAAAAGGGAGAAAAAGTACTTCTCTGCGTTCCTGAAAGCGGAAGATTTTCATATTCCTGTGCTTTATTAACGGTTTGCTAA